One window of the Rhipicephalus sanguineus isolate Rsan-2018 chromosome 2, BIME_Rsan_1.4, whole genome shotgun sequence genome contains the following:
- the LOC125757360 gene encoding uncharacterized protein LOC125757360, translating to MNTPAKAAARRARRQDPAVRAREAEAKRARRQADPEVRASEARRQADPAVRCRRVEAARARRQDPAVRAREAEAHRARRQANPEVRARDARRRADPAVRGRKAEADRKRRQENPQVRARDAAAKRQKRLLPEVGGADARFKRDFLDHTFGHSCKVCDRLWFDNNMTIIASIRNEQSRANAVAVFEREFPVAATPSAPPTDFSTYRVCSTCKSALVAGKVPTMSVTHGYRYPPRPSHLPALNPVEERLIAPRLPFMSARRLTHGSGQYGIKGQVVNVPIDVAKTVQCLPRNVPDDAAFDVHIKRRLVNKPCYRKGLPPSRAPSAFTRPQTPARSSPDFVQCPTRA from the coding sequence atgaacaccccagccaaggcagcagcgcgacgggctcgacgccaagaccctgcggttagagcccgggaggccgaagcgaagagggcgcgccgtcaagcggacccggaggtgcgggccagcgaagcgcgccgtcaagcggacccTGCGGTGAGATGTCGCCGAGTAGAAGCAGCTCGGGCTcgacgccaagaccctgcggtgagagcccgggaggccgaagcgcacagggctcgccgtcaagcaaaCCCGGAGGTGCGGGCCAGAGATGCGCGCCGTCGAGCGGACCCCGCGGTGAGAGGTCGCAAAGCAGAAGCAGatcggaagcggcggcaagagaacccccAAGTGCGGGCGCGGGATGCCGCGGCTAAGCGTCAAAAGCGGTTGCTACCTGAggttggcggcgccgacgcgcgcttcaagcgggatttcctcgaccacaccttcggccacagctgcaaggtatgcgaccgcttgtggttcgacaataaCATGACCATAATCGCGAGCATCCGTAACGAGCAGTCCCGCGCCAACGCCGTCGCAGTCTTTGAAAGAGAGTTCCCTGTCGCTGCCACGCCATCGGCCCCGCCGACAGACTTCAGTACGTACAGAGTTTGCTCTACGTGTAAAAGCGCTCTGGTGGCGGGAAAAGTTCCTACGATGAGTGTTACGCACGGGTACCGATATCCTCCCCGGCCCTCTCACCTGCCTGCTCTCAACCCCGTTGAAGAACGCCTGATAGCTCCACGTCTGCCATTTATGAGCGCCAGGCGTTTGACTCACGGCAGCGGCCAGTACGGCATAAAGGGGCAGGTGGTTAATGTGCCGATCGACGTGGCCAAGACTGTGCAGTGCCTGCCGCGGAACGTGCCCGACGACGCCGCCTTTGACGTACACATCAAGCGCCGGCTCGTTAACAAGCCTTGCTACAGAAAAGGTCTACCACCATCaagggcacct